One window of Vitis riparia cultivar Riparia Gloire de Montpellier isolate 1030 chromosome 5, EGFV_Vit.rip_1.0, whole genome shotgun sequence genomic DNA carries:
- the LOC117914159 gene encoding cell wall / vacuolar inhibitor of fructosidase 1-like, with protein MRSSVFLLCVMGLSLTQIEFSTSDLVKQTCKHTPNYDLCVKTLLSDPRSSHADVAGLAMVMVDVIKAKTIATLHRISELLGTTRHPKTKAALRRCVELYDNAVLKADLPSAMEALKTGVPKFAEQGTNDAANEADSCERTFSGASPITSFNRADLVDQTCKQTPNYDLCVKTLRADPRSSTADVTGLALVTVDAIKAKATATLDRINGLLGTTPDPKTKAALSHCGELYDNAVLKADIPSAIEALKKGNPKFAEQGVNDAANEADSCERAFGGASPITSFNRSVSDLSRVASAIIGLLS; from the exons ATGAGATCATCTGTGTTTCTCCTCTGTGTAATGGGTCTTTCTCTGACCCAAATCGAATTCTCCACTTCAGATTTGGTAAAGCAAACATGCAAGCACACACCCAACTACGATCTCTGTGTGAAGACTCTGCTCTCAGACCCACGAAGCTCTCACGCAGACGTCGCAGGTTTGGCCATGGTGATGGTGGACGTGATCAAGGCCAAAACAATCGCCACCCTCCACAGAATCAGCGAATTGCTGGGCACAACCCGACACCCAAAAACGAAGGCTGCCTTGAGGCGTTGTGTAGAGTTGTATGATAATGCAGTTTTGAAGGCTGATCTTCCATCAGCCATGGAAGCTCTCAAGACGGGTGTTCCCAAATTTGCAGAACAAGGTACTAATGATGCTGCTAACGAGGCCGACTCCTGCGAGAGAACCTTCAGTGGGGCATCCCCCATTACCTCTTTCAATAG AGCAGATTTGGTGGACCAAACGTGCAAGCAGACACCCAACTACGATCTCTGTGTGAAGACTCTCCGCGCAGACCCACGAAGCTCTACGGCTGACGTCACAGGCTTGGCCCTGGTGACGGTGGATGCAATCAAGGCCAAAGCGACCGCCACCCTCGATAGAATCAATGGATTATTGGGCACAACCCCAGACCCGAAAACGAAGGCGGCCTTGAGCCATTGTGGGGAGTTGTATGATAATGCAGTTCTGAAGGCTGATATTCCATCAGCCATAGAAGCTCTCAAGAAGGGTAATCCCAAATTTGCAGAACAAGGTGTTAATGATGCTGCTAACGAGGCCGACTCCTGCGAGAGAGCCTTTGGCGGGGCTTCCCCTATTACCTCTTTCAATAGGAGTGTCAGTGACCTCTCTCGTGTGGCTTCTGCCATTATCGGGCTCTTGTCGTGA
- the LOC117914974 gene encoding cell wall / vacuolar inhibitor of fructosidase 1-like produces MKTSISLPIFIFLLYTLLLSFTHCSVLAHKNTPFVDKICKQTPYHALCLKTLLSDPRSAGADVRGLAIIMVDVIKRDTVSILSRINELLKKGGTDPHTRGALLDCIDKYNAVLKGDVPEAMEALEKGDYKFAEQGATDASLEARVCEENFETSPITNMNKLVHHVSLVAASIVRMLL; encoded by the coding sequence ATGAAGACTTCCATCTCTCTACCAATATTCATCTTTCTTCTTTATACCCTTCTTCTCTCATTCACCCACTGCTCCGTCTTGGCTCACAAGAACACCCCCTTCGTAGACAAAATCTGCAAGCAGACCCCTTATCATGCTCTCTGCCTCAAGACTCTCCTCTCAGACCCTCGCAGTGCCGGAGCTGATGTGAGAGGCCTCGCCATTATTATGGTGGATGTGATAAAGAGGGACACGGTCAGCATCCTGAGCCGCATCAATGAGCTGCTGAAGAAGGGCGGCACAGACCCGCATACACGCGGCGCCTTGCTTGATTGTATTGATAAGTATAACGCAGTGCTGAAGGGTGATGTCCCGGAAGCCATGGAAGCTTTGGAGAAAGGTGATTACAAGTTTGCAGAGCAAGGTGCAACAGATGCTTCATTAGAGGCCAGGGTATGTGAAGAGAATTTTGAGACTTCGCCCATAACTAATATGAACAAACTGGTCCACCATGTTTCTCTGGTGGCTGCCTCCATTGTCAGGATGTTGTTATAA